A window from Phycisphaeraceae bacterium encodes these proteins:
- the dnaG gene encoding DNA primase: MQSDRDRVLEATDLVALIGEHVALRPKGREHVGLCPFHDDRTPSMAVVTHKGNAFYKCFACGAAGNAIDFMMQYHRMEFPEALRTLASRAGIELRRMERDASSSDPASSRTMLRRAHQLAQRFFRHALGDEKLGAPARDALTKRRLAPEMVERFALGAAPDGWDHFVRHVERLARHAGGAGGSSRGSASSADADESAPVRAAFEAAGLIRQGQRGPIDGFRNRLIFPICDELGAPIAFGARKINPDDEPKYLNSPESAIFHKGRSLYGLHLAKRSIIERRVALVCEGYTDCMACHGAGFDHAVATLGTALTHDHARMLQRLAERVILLFDGDEAGQRAADRAVEVFFAETVDVLICTLPDGLDPDELLSQPEGAERFRAALEGSVDAITYQVRRFESQWRLATGLSGRQQRLEAMVRRLSDLGLGRMTGIRKQLVLSRLADLSGVRIDELERAIASLTKPVSGRPDRVAIGQPAGAGRPAVMSSPASPAVEVGREDTTDDRGDAPRATPTSPRGGAERSEALSARQRARLDAERNLLALLLAAPELAGESLPTEDGALPITEAFAPSAFEGPGHQEIVDALWRGIESGNAPTLQSVLADLENGVDKSLASSLFSIGARRLDPAFRSERSPNQAVQEAAADLDRILRRETLDAARPIPDAPLTPDLLVAELERLRRLGPNPAAIARTGGGGSSFNRARL, from the coding sequence ATGCAGAGTGATCGAGATCGAGTTCTGGAAGCCACGGACCTCGTGGCCCTGATCGGCGAGCATGTCGCCCTGCGCCCGAAGGGGCGCGAGCATGTCGGTCTCTGTCCCTTCCACGACGATCGCACGCCGAGCATGGCGGTGGTGACCCACAAGGGGAACGCGTTCTATAAGTGCTTCGCCTGCGGGGCTGCGGGCAATGCCATCGACTTCATGATGCAGTACCACCGGATGGAGTTTCCGGAGGCGCTGCGCACGCTGGCATCACGGGCGGGCATCGAACTTCGTCGCATGGAGCGCGACGCTTCGAGCAGCGACCCCGCGTCCAGTCGCACGATGCTGCGCCGGGCTCATCAGTTGGCGCAGCGTTTCTTCCGCCATGCCCTCGGTGATGAGAAGCTTGGGGCACCCGCGCGCGACGCGCTCACGAAGCGGCGCCTCGCTCCCGAGATGGTCGAGCGCTTCGCGCTCGGCGCAGCACCCGATGGCTGGGATCACTTCGTGCGCCATGTCGAGCGCCTTGCGCGACACGCCGGTGGCGCCGGCGGATCATCGCGCGGGTCGGCCTCGTCTGCAGACGCCGATGAGTCGGCCCCCGTGCGTGCGGCCTTCGAAGCCGCCGGATTGATCCGACAGGGTCAGCGCGGACCCATCGATGGCTTCCGCAATCGGCTCATCTTCCCGATCTGTGATGAACTCGGCGCTCCCATCGCCTTCGGCGCTCGCAAGATCAATCCCGACGACGAACCCAAGTACCTGAACAGCCCCGAGAGCGCCATCTTCCACAAGGGGCGAAGCCTCTACGGCCTTCATCTGGCGAAGCGATCGATCATCGAGCGGCGGGTCGCCCTCGTCTGCGAGGGCTACACCGATTGCATGGCGTGTCATGGCGCGGGGTTCGACCACGCCGTCGCCACGCTCGGGACCGCGCTCACCCATGATCATGCCAGGATGCTCCAGCGACTCGCGGAGCGCGTCATCCTGCTCTTTGACGGCGATGAAGCAGGCCAGCGCGCGGCCGATCGTGCGGTTGAAGTCTTCTTCGCCGAGACCGTCGATGTCCTCATCTGCACGCTTCCCGACGGGCTCGATCCCGATGAGCTCCTCTCGCAACCGGAGGGCGCCGAGCGCTTCCGCGCAGCGCTCGAGGGCTCCGTCGATGCTATCACCTATCAGGTGCGGCGCTTCGAGTCGCAATGGCGCCTCGCCACGGGCTTGAGCGGCCGCCAGCAGCGCCTTGAAGCGATGGTTCGACGCCTGAGTGACCTCGGTCTCGGACGCATGACAGGCATCAGAAAGCAACTGGTCCTCTCGCGCCTCGCGGATCTCTCCGGCGTGAGAATCGATGAACTCGAGCGAGCGATCGCGTCGCTCACTAAGCCAGTCAGCGGCCGACCCGATCGAGTGGCCATCGGACAGCCTGCAGGCGCCGGGCGACCCGCGGTCATGTCGTCACCCGCGAGCCCGGCCGTCGAAGTCGGCCGAGAGGACACGACCGATGATCGTGGCGATGCGCCTCGAGCGACGCCGACATCCCCGCGCGGAGGCGCGGAACGCAGCGAGGCCCTCTCGGCGCGGCAGCGCGCTCGCTTGGACGCGGAGCGGAACCTGCTCGCGCTCCTGCTGGCGGCGCCGGAACTCGCCGGGGAGTCGCTTCCGACTGAAGATGGCGCCCTCCCCATCACCGAGGCCTTTGCCCCAAGTGCCTTCGAGGGCCCCGGCCATCAGGAGATCGTCGACGCGTTATGGCGCGGGATCGAGTCCGGGAACGCCCCCACGCTGCAATCTGTTCTCGCAGATCTCGAGAACGGCGTTGACAAATCGCTCGCATCCAGCCTCTTTTCAATCGGGGCGAGGCGTCTCGACCCCGCGTTCCGCTCCGAACGGAGCCCCAATCAGGCGGTCCAGGAGGCCGCCGCAGACCTCGATCGCATCCTGCGACGCGAGACCCTGGATGCTGCGCGACCGATTCCGGACGCGCCGCTCACGCCGGATCTGCTGGTCGCCGAGCTTGAAAGGCTCCGCCGGCTTGGTCCGAATCCCGCCGCCATCGCCCGAACGGGTGGCGGAGGTTCTTCGTTCAACCGGGCGCGCCTATAG
- the rpoD gene encoding RNA polymerase sigma factor RpoD, protein MSLSITDLPPVLRNLVEAGQKRTWICYEELNTCLPDEFVDPDRLDELLELFRELSILMIDMPEVRRNSWRLFEAPLQTNLKFQRDDPKKTAKVPKPPMIEEDGVVMPPDDLPPLDHRDPQLPEPPEEEDVLDDLDAQAAVEQAIAEQGSKRIDDPIRMYLTQMGTIPLLTREEEIRLAKKIETTRMIFRRMVLESDYAANQAIEILRQVHAGQLPFDRTMRISTAEANAKDKIAARIPYNTETVVRLLNLNREAWETLDAKQTSETKKAALRDEILKRRRKIATLLEECCLRTGRIQPLYRKLVAINKKIKEIQRSMQKAEKHPERFDPEDLVVMREELDGMRHLVLEEPGDLDRRMQAIARVFGEYEQAKRDLSGGNLRLVVSIAKKYRNRGLPFLDIIQEGNTGLMRAVDKYEYKRGYKFSTYATWWIRQAITRAIADHARTIRVPVHMIETMSKLRNIQKHLLQELGREPTVEEIAVKAKMPIEETRRVMKISRHPISLDRPVGESEDSHFGDFIEDERQESPTETATNDMLRSRINDVLKTLTYREREILKLRYGIGDGYTYTLEEVGRIFKVTRERVRQVESKALKKLQHPVRRQRLASFLSGEDET, encoded by the coding sequence TTGAGCCTTTCGATCACCGATCTCCCGCCCGTCCTCCGCAACCTCGTGGAGGCAGGCCAGAAGCGCACCTGGATCTGTTACGAGGAACTCAACACCTGCCTTCCGGATGAGTTCGTCGACCCTGATCGGCTGGACGAACTCCTCGAGCTCTTCCGCGAGCTCAGCATCCTCATGATCGACATGCCCGAGGTGCGGCGCAATTCGTGGCGCCTCTTCGAGGCTCCCCTTCAGACCAATCTGAAGTTCCAGCGCGACGACCCGAAGAAGACCGCCAAGGTGCCGAAGCCTCCGATGATCGAGGAGGACGGCGTCGTCATGCCGCCGGATGATCTGCCGCCGTTGGACCATCGCGATCCGCAGCTTCCGGAGCCGCCGGAGGAGGAGGATGTCCTCGACGACCTCGACGCGCAGGCGGCGGTCGAGCAGGCCATCGCCGAACAGGGCAGCAAGCGCATCGACGATCCGATCCGCATGTACCTCACGCAGATGGGCACCATTCCGCTGCTCACGCGCGAGGAGGAGATTCGTCTCGCGAAGAAGATCGAGACGACCCGCATGATCTTCCGTCGCATGGTGCTCGAGAGCGACTACGCCGCGAACCAGGCGATCGAGATTCTGCGCCAGGTCCATGCCGGCCAACTCCCCTTCGACCGAACGATGCGCATCTCGACGGCGGAGGCGAACGCCAAGGACAAGATCGCGGCCCGTATTCCCTACAACACCGAGACGGTCGTGCGACTCCTCAACCTCAATCGCGAGGCGTGGGAGACGCTCGATGCGAAGCAGACCTCCGAGACGAAGAAGGCGGCGCTGCGCGATGAGATTCTGAAGCGTCGCCGCAAGATCGCGACGCTTCTCGAGGAGTGTTGTCTCCGCACGGGGCGCATCCAGCCGCTCTACCGCAAGCTGGTCGCGATCAACAAGAAGATCAAGGAGATCCAGCGCTCGATGCAGAAGGCGGAAAAGCATCCGGAGCGCTTCGACCCCGAGGACCTCGTGGTCATGCGGGAGGAACTCGACGGCATGCGCCATCTTGTCCTCGAGGAGCCCGGAGATCTCGATCGCCGCATGCAGGCGATCGCCCGAGTCTTCGGCGAGTACGAGCAGGCGAAGCGAGATCTTTCCGGCGGCAACCTGCGACTCGTGGTCTCGATCGCCAAGAAGTATCGCAACCGCGGCCTGCCCTTCCTCGACATCATTCAGGAGGGCAACACCGGCCTGATGCGCGCGGTCGACAAGTACGAGTACAAGCGTGGCTACAAGTTCAGCACCTATGCCACCTGGTGGATTCGACAGGCCATCACGCGGGCCATCGCCGACCATGCCCGGACCATTCGCGTTCCGGTGCACATGATCGAGACGATGAGCAAGCTTCGGAACATTCAGAAGCATCTCCTTCAGGAGCTCGGTCGCGAGCCCACCGTCGAGGAGATCGCCGTGAAGGCGAAGATGCCCATCGAGGAGACGCGGCGGGTCATGAAGATCAGCCGCCATCCGATTTCGCTCGATCGACCCGTCGGCGAGAGCGAAGACAGTCACTTCGGCGACTTCATCGAGGACGAGCGCCAGGAGAGCCCGACGGAAACCGCCACCAACGACATGCTTCGCTCGCGCATCAACGATGTGCTGAAGACACTCACCTATCGCGAGCGGGAGATCCTGAAGCTCCGCTACGGCATCGGCGACGGCTACACCTACACGCTGGAAGAGGTCGGTCGCATCTTCAAGGTCACGCGCGAGCGCGTGCGCCAGGTGGAGAGCAAGGCCCTCAAGAAGCTCCAGCACCCCGTCCGACGACAGCGGCTTGCAAGCTTCCTCTCCGGCGAAGACGAGACCTGA
- a CDS encoding NAD-dependent succinate-semialdehyde dehydrogenase has product MQLDAVSSHGKMLIRGVLQEAASGKRFEVRNPATDEVVGSAPSAGREETIAALDAAAAAFPEWRDRPASERAAVLLALAQGLRADRERFAMVMTAEQGKPLAEARGEVEYAATFLEWAAEEGKRLGGEIIPANSAAKRLLVLARPVGVTAAITPWNFPLAMITRKLGSALAVGCTQVVKPAEQTPLSALALGALARDAGVPPGVLNVVTGEPVPIVEALFAHRVLRKVSFTGSTEVGRELMRRAADRVVRLSLELGGHAPFIVFADADLDRAVAGAIASKFRNAGQTCICANRFLVERSVHDAFVERLAAAMSSLTVGPGDVDGISIGPLIDDAAMRKVEAHVTEARDGGAQVVVGGRRATPRDPRGRSLADRFFEPTLLTGVRPGMRCTIEETFGPVAPVQVFDSEAQAIELANDTPYGLAAYLYTGDVGRLWRVAERLDFGVIGANDALPSTAQAPFGGVKQSGFGREGGHHGLREYIDLRYISLGL; this is encoded by the coding sequence ATGCAGTTGGACGCGGTGAGCAGCCACGGCAAGATGCTGATTCGCGGAGTGTTGCAGGAGGCTGCGTCCGGGAAGCGCTTCGAAGTTCGGAACCCGGCGACCGATGAGGTTGTGGGCTCGGCCCCATCGGCGGGCAGGGAGGAGACGATCGCGGCGCTCGATGCCGCCGCGGCGGCGTTCCCGGAGTGGCGTGATCGCCCGGCGTCGGAGCGCGCCGCCGTCTTGCTGGCGCTCGCGCAGGGACTGCGCGCCGATCGGGAGCGCTTCGCGATGGTGATGACCGCGGAGCAGGGGAAGCCGCTCGCCGAGGCGCGCGGCGAGGTCGAGTACGCGGCGACCTTTCTCGAGTGGGCGGCGGAAGAGGGAAAGCGCCTCGGCGGAGAGATCATTCCCGCGAACAGCGCAGCGAAGCGCCTGCTGGTGCTCGCGCGGCCGGTGGGCGTGACCGCCGCCATCACGCCGTGGAACTTCCCGCTGGCCATGATCACGCGCAAGCTGGGTTCCGCGCTCGCCGTCGGGTGCACGCAGGTGGTCAAGCCTGCGGAGCAGACGCCGCTTTCGGCGCTGGCGCTCGGTGCGCTCGCGCGAGACGCGGGTGTCCCCCCCGGAGTGCTGAATGTCGTGACCGGCGAACCGGTGCCCATCGTCGAGGCGCTCTTCGCCCACCGGGTGCTGCGGAAGGTGAGTTTCACGGGCAGCACCGAAGTCGGGCGAGAATTGATGCGGCGCGCTGCCGATCGAGTGGTCCGACTCTCCCTCGAACTGGGAGGTCACGCGCCCTTCATCGTCTTCGCCGATGCGGACCTCGACCGCGCGGTGGCGGGGGCCATCGCGAGCAAGTTCCGCAATGCGGGTCAGACCTGCATCTGCGCGAATCGCTTTCTCGTGGAGCGCTCCGTGCATGATGCGTTCGTCGAACGGCTCGCTGCCGCGATGTCGTCGCTCACGGTCGGTCCGGGAGATGTCGACGGGATCTCGATCGGTCCGCTCATCGACGACGCCGCGATGCGGAAGGTCGAGGCGCATGTCACCGAGGCGCGCGACGGCGGCGCCCAGGTCGTGGTGGGCGGCCGGCGCGCGACACCGCGCGACCCGCGCGGTCGCTCGCTCGCCGATCGCTTCTTCGAACCGACGCTGCTCACCGGGGTTCGGCCCGGCATGCGCTGCACCATCGAAGAGACCTTCGGTCCAGTCGCGCCCGTGCAGGTCTTCGATTCGGAGGCGCAGGCGATCGAACTGGCGAACGACACGCCATACGGCCTGGCGGCCTATCTCTATACGGGGGATGTCGGTCGGCTCTGGCGCGTGGCGGAACGCCTCGACTTTGGCGTCATCGGCGCCAATGACGCGCTGCCGAGTACCGCGCAAGCGCCCTTTGGCGGCGTGAAGCAGTCGGGCTTCGGTCGCGAAGGTGGCCACCACGGCCTGCGCGAATACATCGACCTGCGCTACATCAGCCTCGGGCTCTGA
- a CDS encoding WXG100 family type VII secretion target — MAKAVVDPVELRRFATDLRRFVGDIQQQMSTLGARMGTLSQTWKDQEQAKFAEEFDATLKVLQRFVKAAEVHAPFLMRKADRIEAYLQQR, encoded by the coding sequence ATGGCCAAGGCCGTCGTCGACCCCGTCGAACTTCGCCGATTCGCGACCGATCTCCGCCGCTTCGTGGGCGACATTCAGCAACAGATGTCCACGCTCGGCGCGCGCATGGGTACCCTCAGCCAGACCTGGAAGGATCAGGAGCAGGCGAAGTTCGCCGAGGAGTTCGACGCCACGCTCAAGGTGCTTCAGCGCTTCGTGAAAGCTGCAGAGGTGCACGCGCCATTCCTGATGCGCAAGGCCGATCGCATCGAGGCCTATCTCCAGCAGCGATGA
- a CDS encoding AAA family ATPase, producing METNDPAALERQALNLERRALVDLIAGSEARSTRLAEIAAQRQRDLQVNDTTHAERMAAIQETFSRSTHGAKSARDRTIAEAEATFAAEMMKLARKRETVVQKARTMADEARTAAQRQHDEAIWLAESIYEGAEGTPRTDYERTREEISTRRGELQGVADQALVLIRRYRQRVPARVPPTEAQRESAIRNSSMAMTTALAVAQNQLTVLRGLPIPKLFRGPILLVPWMILVGATVGAVGAWRGFTDGVALVGAGLGATLLFVAVIALLWVVARRQVRNAWAPVAESMATFSAAADFALEQASNERAERERQLVETRDREIARAQAALAPRLAEIQATEADALRQIEEQIPARRHRIADTRDREVTAARLKYEQESADATALRDRENATEMARVASRRAEIDARADRDEQETVAAWRALQERTLEVSQALATADHARSPGWSDPSWTQWTPPRTFAPVARLGALKVDLAAIPHALPEQPELAWPLDGRPPRFDWPVTLTIPERASMLIECDAPGRDQAIATLQATMMRLLTGLPPGKVQLVVVDPVGLGQSFAGFMHLADSSAKLVGDRIWTEPRHIEQKLIDLTEHMETVIQKYLRDEFPTIRDYNEQAGELAEPYRFLVVADYPASFTEPAAARLNSIVSSGARCGVFTLIMRDLRRELPPTADPVLLRRDALRLEWREDRFRLMEPELEALPLSLDPAPPPELVIPTMRRVGEAAVDAGRVEVPFSVIAPKPERLWSESCAATLRVPLGRTGATKLQSLILGEGTKQHVLIAGKTGSGKSTLLHALITNTALWFGPDEVEMYLIDFKKGVEFKTYAEHALPHARAIAIESDREFGLSVLQGLDGELKRRGDLFRDLGLQDLRGYRALGRPEPMPRILLIVDEFQELFIDDDKVAQEASLLLDRLVRQGRAFGMHVILGSQTLGGAYSLPRTTMGQMAVRIALQCNEADAQLILSDDNTAARLLGRPGEAIYNDAGGLVQGNSPFQIVWLNDSERDAWLDRCTQAIRQRADGRPTPPPPIVFEGNVPANLAANPLLRRALDGTGWCPAPTGAAPSAWLGEAISIKDPTSLLFRRQSGANAVVVGQQDDAASAVMISSLISLAAQMAPARSRFIIMDGLPADGPFAGGLERVARELPHPIEIVPYREVDQAIRRIGEEVAQRTVADDGEPAALFVMIHALHRFRSLRRSDDDYGFGGGDAAPTTASLLASILRDGPTVGVHTITWVDTLASLQRSLDRGGLREFDQRVLFQLSSTDSSTLIDSPAATRLGANRALLYSEEQGTLEKFRPYRMPGEEWLRSFTDRLRQWASAPSTPQGTAARRSP from the coding sequence GTGGAGACGAACGACCCCGCGGCCCTGGAGCGACAGGCACTGAACCTCGAGCGGCGTGCGCTCGTTGATCTCATCGCCGGGTCCGAGGCTCGCTCGACGCGCCTGGCGGAGATCGCCGCGCAGCGACAGCGGGATCTCCAGGTGAACGACACCACGCATGCGGAGCGCATGGCGGCGATTCAGGAGACCTTCTCCCGATCGACCCATGGAGCGAAATCTGCGAGGGACCGGACCATCGCCGAGGCGGAGGCGACCTTCGCCGCGGAGATGATGAAGCTCGCGCGAAAGCGTGAGACGGTCGTCCAGAAGGCGCGCACGATGGCCGACGAGGCGCGCACCGCGGCGCAGCGCCAGCACGATGAGGCCATCTGGCTTGCCGAGAGCATTTACGAGGGAGCGGAGGGCACTCCGCGCACCGACTACGAGCGCACCCGCGAAGAGATCTCCACCCGGCGCGGCGAGCTTCAGGGCGTGGCGGACCAGGCGCTGGTGCTGATCCGGCGCTACCGCCAGCGCGTGCCCGCCCGGGTTCCCCCGACCGAGGCGCAGCGCGAATCGGCGATTCGCAATTCCTCGATGGCGATGACGACGGCGCTCGCCGTCGCGCAGAACCAATTGACGGTGCTGCGCGGGCTCCCCATTCCGAAGCTCTTCCGCGGACCGATCCTGCTCGTGCCGTGGATGATCCTCGTGGGTGCCACTGTGGGCGCGGTGGGCGCGTGGCGTGGATTCACTGATGGCGTCGCATTGGTCGGCGCGGGGCTCGGCGCGACGCTCCTCTTCGTCGCCGTCATCGCGCTCCTGTGGGTCGTGGCTCGGCGCCAGGTGCGGAACGCCTGGGCGCCGGTCGCCGAGTCGATGGCCACCTTCAGTGCCGCCGCCGACTTCGCTCTTGAACAGGCCTCGAATGAGCGCGCCGAGCGCGAGCGGCAACTGGTCGAAACGCGCGACAGGGAGATCGCACGGGCGCAGGCGGCGCTCGCGCCGCGCCTCGCCGAGATCCAGGCCACTGAGGCCGATGCGCTGCGCCAGATCGAGGAGCAGATTCCGGCGCGCCGCCATCGCATCGCCGACACGAGAGATCGCGAGGTGACGGCGGCCCGATTGAAGTATGAGCAGGAGAGCGCCGATGCGACGGCCCTTCGGGATCGGGAGAACGCGACTGAGATGGCGCGGGTGGCCAGCCGCCGCGCGGAGATCGATGCACGCGCCGATCGAGACGAGCAGGAGACCGTGGCGGCCTGGCGCGCGCTTCAGGAGCGGACGCTCGAAGTCAGCCAAGCCCTCGCGACCGCCGATCACGCCCGATCGCCGGGATGGAGTGACCCCTCGTGGACTCAGTGGACGCCACCGCGCACCTTCGCACCGGTGGCGCGGCTCGGTGCGCTCAAGGTCGATCTTGCGGCGATTCCCCACGCGCTTCCGGAGCAGCCCGAACTCGCGTGGCCTCTCGACGGGCGACCGCCCCGCTTCGACTGGCCGGTCACGCTGACCATTCCTGAACGAGCCTCGATGCTGATCGAGTGCGATGCACCGGGGCGGGATCAGGCGATCGCCACGCTCCAGGCGACGATGATGCGGCTGCTCACCGGCCTTCCCCCGGGCAAGGTGCAACTGGTGGTCGTCGATCCAGTCGGGCTTGGCCAGTCGTTCGCGGGATTCATGCACTTGGCCGACTCGAGCGCGAAGCTCGTTGGCGATCGCATCTGGACAGAGCCGCGGCACATTGAGCAGAAGCTCATCGACCTGACCGAGCACATGGAGACGGTCATCCAGAAGTACCTGCGCGATGAGTTCCCGACCATCCGCGACTACAACGAGCAGGCGGGTGAACTCGCCGAGCCCTATCGCTTCCTGGTCGTCGCGGACTATCCCGCGAGCTTCACCGAGCCCGCCGCGGCTCGACTCAACAGCATCGTGAGTTCAGGCGCCCGCTGCGGAGTCTTCACACTCATCATGCGTGATCTGCGCCGCGAGCTGCCGCCGACTGCCGATCCGGTGCTCCTCCGCCGCGACGCTCTTCGCCTCGAGTGGCGGGAAGACCGCTTCCGACTCATGGAACCGGAACTCGAAGCGCTGCCTCTCAGCCTCGACCCGGCACCGCCTCCGGAACTGGTCATTCCCACCATGCGCCGCGTCGGGGAAGCCGCCGTTGACGCGGGGCGCGTGGAGGTCCCCTTCTCAGTGATTGCGCCGAAGCCGGAGCGCCTCTGGAGCGAGTCGTGTGCGGCCACCCTGCGCGTGCCGCTCGGTCGCACCGGTGCGACCAAGCTCCAGTCGCTCATCCTTGGCGAAGGCACCAAGCAGCATGTGCTGATTGCCGGCAAGACCGGCTCCGGCAAGTCGACGCTGCTCCATGCGCTCATCACGAACACCGCGCTCTGGTTCGGTCCCGACGAGGTCGAGATGTATCTCATCGACTTCAAGAAGGGTGTCGAGTTCAAGACCTACGCGGAGCATGCTCTTCCCCATGCGCGGGCCATCGCCATCGAGAGCGATCGCGAGTTCGGCTTGAGCGTGCTTCAGGGACTCGACGGAGAGTTGAAGCGGCGCGGTGATCTCTTCCGTGATCTCGGACTCCAGGATCTGCGTGGCTATCGAGCGCTTGGGCGTCCGGAGCCGATGCCGCGCATTCTGCTCATCGTCGATGAGTTCCAGGAGCTCTTCATCGATGATGACAAGGTCGCGCAGGAGGCCTCGCTGCTGCTCGACCGACTCGTCCGCCAGGGTCGAGCCTTCGGCATGCATGTCATTCTCGGCTCCCAGACGCTTGGCGGCGCCTACTCGCTGCCGCGCACCACCATGGGCCAGATGGCGGTCCGCATTGCCCTCCAGTGCAATGAAGCGGATGCGCAGCTCATCCTCTCCGATGACAACACCGCCGCTCGTCTGCTCGGGCGCCCGGGCGAAGCGATCTACAACGATGCAGGCGGATTGGTCCAGGGGAACTCACCCTTCCAGATCGTCTGGCTCAACGACTCGGAGCGCGATGCTTGGCTCGATCGCTGCACGCAGGCGATTCGACAACGGGCCGACGGACGCCCCACTCCCCCGCCACCGATCGTCTTCGAGGGCAATGTTCCCGCCAATCTCGCGGCGAATCCGCTGCTGCGCCGCGCTCTCGACGGCACAGGATGGTGTCCGGCGCCGACCGGTGCCGCACCCTCGGCGTGGCTCGGAGAGGCGATCAGCATCAAGGACCCGACTTCGCTTCTCTTCCGTCGCCAGAGTGGCGCGAACGCCGTGGTCGTCGGCCAGCAGGACGATGCCGCAAGCGCGGTGATGATCTCCTCGCTCATCTCGCTCGCCGCGCAGATGGCTCCCGCGCGGAGTCGCTTCATCATCATGGATGGTCTCCCCGCGGACGGTCCCTTCGCCGGCGGCCTCGAGCGCGTGGCCAGAGAGTTGCCCCACCCGATCGAGATCGTTCCCTACCGCGAGGTCGACCAGGCCATCCGCCGCATCGGCGAAGAGGTCGCCCAACGCACCGTGGCCGACGATGGTGAGCCGGCGGCGCTCTTCGTCATGATTCACGCGCTCCACCGCTTCCGATCACTGCGGCGCAGCGACGATGACTACGGGTTCGGCGGCGGCGACGCGGCACCGACGACGGCCTCGCTTCTCGCCTCGATTCTTCGCGACGGTCCGACCGTCGGCGTCCACACGATCACCTGGGTCGACACTCTGGCCAGCCTCCAGCGCAGCCTCGATCGAGGGGGTTTGCGCGAGTTCGACCAGCGCGTCCTCTTCCAGTTGAGTTCAACGGATTCAAGCACGCTCATCGACTCGCCGGCCGCGACGCGACTCGGGGCCAATCGAGCCCTGCTTTACAGCGAGGAACAGGGCACGCTCGAGAAGTTCCGGCCCTATCGAATGCCCGGAGAGGAGTGGCTGCGCTCCTTCACCGATCGCCTGCGCCAGTGGGCGAGCGCACCATCAACTCCGCAGGGAACAGCCGCAAGGCGGAGTCCCTGA
- a CDS encoding cupin domain-containing protein, giving the protein MLVRSIRPESAAPLAMDGVSGVRMEVLVGRADGAPTFSMRHFVVEPGGHTPHHAHNYEHEVVILEGEAEVQHGAEVHRVSAGSALLIEANQMHQFRNTGRDPLRFLCFVPVTFDCGKPVPGS; this is encoded by the coding sequence ATGCTGGTTCGATCGATCCGCCCTGAGAGTGCAGCGCCGCTGGCCATGGATGGAGTGAGCGGTGTCCGTATGGAGGTTCTGGTCGGACGCGCCGATGGCGCCCCGACCTTCTCGATGCGTCACTTTGTGGTCGAGCCGGGGGGGCACACTCCACACCACGCGCACAATTACGAGCACGAAGTGGTCATCCTCGAAGGCGAAGCCGAAGTACAGCACGGTGCCGAGGTGCACCGCGTCTCCGCGGGGTCGGCGCTCCTGATCGAGGCCAATCAGATGCATCAGTTCCGCAACACCGGACGCGATCCACTCCGGTTCCTGTGCTTCGTGCCGGTCACTTTCGACTGCGGCAAGCCCGTGCCCGGAAGTTGA